The Anastrepha ludens isolate Willacy chromosome 2, idAnaLude1.1, whole genome shotgun sequence genome contains a region encoding:
- the LOC128871816 gene encoding larval cuticle protein A3A isoform X2, which produces MLMLKILFITTTFALYQCGVIGPYAGHYGPHGHDGPGPLSYAAYAAPNGPLPVPYVAAALKPAAPEPYDPAPKYSFGYDIQDGYTGDLKSQHETRHGDVVKGSYSLVDPDGTKRTVDYTADPHNGFNAVVRKEPIAYKTAPIAPALIGPAVSVKAPAIAYPIAPVPAPALIPAPVPAPAPLPAVPAGTHFQAAYPALAHSSAYASYPLATDPHHGSYYPH; this is translated from the exons ATACTCTttataacaacaacatttgCACTGTATCAGTGCGGTGTTATTGGCCCTTATGCTGGACATTATGGACCGCATGGACATGATGGCCCCGGGCCGCTAAGCTATGCTGCCTATGCAGCACCAAATGGACCACTTCCAGTGCCATATGTAGCAGCTG CACTCAAACCGGCAGCACCGGAACCTTATGATCCTGCACCGAAATACTCGTTCGGTTATGACATTCAAGATGGCTATACTGGCGATTTGAAGAGCCAACACGAGACCCGTCATGGTGATGTGGTGAAGGGCAGCTATTCACTTGTTGATCCGGATGGCACTAAACGTACTGTTGACTATACCGCTGATCCACATAATGGCTTCAATGCCGTGGTTCGTAAGGAACCCATTGCTTACAAGACCGCACCCATAGCACCCGCACTGATTGGTCCTGCAGTGTCTGTGaaggcaccagccattgcataTCCTATTGCACCGGTACCCGCACCGGCTCTCATTCCAGCACCTGTGCCCGCTCCCGCTCCACTGCCTGCTGTACCAGCTGGCACACATTTCCAAGCAGCCTATCCAGCTTTGGCACACAGTAGTGCTTATGCCAGTTATCCGCTCGCCACTGATCCGCATCATGGATCCTACTATCCGCACTAA
- the LOC128871816 gene encoding larval cuticle protein A3A isoform X1, protein MIYLNMYSCILFITTTFALYQCGVIGPYAGHYGPHGHDGPGPLSYAAYAAPNGPLPVPYVAAALKPAAPEPYDPAPKYSFGYDIQDGYTGDLKSQHETRHGDVVKGSYSLVDPDGTKRTVDYTADPHNGFNAVVRKEPIAYKTAPIAPALIGPAVSVKAPAIAYPIAPVPAPALIPAPVPAPAPLPAVPAGTHFQAAYPALAHSSAYASYPLATDPHHGSYYPH, encoded by the exons ATACTCTttataacaacaacatttgCACTGTATCAGTGCGGTGTTATTGGCCCTTATGCTGGACATTATGGACCGCATGGACATGATGGCCCCGGGCCGCTAAGCTATGCTGCCTATGCAGCACCAAATGGACCACTTCCAGTGCCATATGTAGCAGCTG CACTCAAACCGGCAGCACCGGAACCTTATGATCCTGCACCGAAATACTCGTTCGGTTATGACATTCAAGATGGCTATACTGGCGATTTGAAGAGCCAACACGAGACCCGTCATGGTGATGTGGTGAAGGGCAGCTATTCACTTGTTGATCCGGATGGCACTAAACGTACTGTTGACTATACCGCTGATCCACATAATGGCTTCAATGCCGTGGTTCGTAAGGAACCCATTGCTTACAAGACCGCACCCATAGCACCCGCACTGATTGGTCCTGCAGTGTCTGTGaaggcaccagccattgcataTCCTATTGCACCGGTACCCGCACCGGCTCTCATTCCAGCACCTGTGCCCGCTCCCGCTCCACTGCCTGCTGTACCAGCTGGCACACATTTCCAAGCAGCCTATCCAGCTTTGGCACACAGTAGTGCTTATGCCAGTTATCCGCTCGCCACTGATCCGCATCATGGATCCTACTATCCGCACTAA